A genomic segment from Polyangium mundeleinium encodes:
- a CDS encoding ParA family protein, which produces MHVICVASQKGGVGKTTISLNLGLALARAGNRTLLMELDAQGSLCLSLGLPDRARPGIAEVLTGAEHIGNVLLRTRDPQLHVLSVGRVDPTTVAGFEEALTRTGMLTGMLSKLESEFDIVLLDCPAGLGKVTSRALEAATHVLSPLQAEPLALRSVGQLLALIDRVRAEKNPRLTLIGIVLSMFDRQTPASLEVAETLWTRFPGGIILDSVIPRDEVFLEASLRGSPLLLMQKRPPPLARVFDQLANDVLDRLDSQGGATEEDDGPIPLLV; this is translated from the coding sequence ATGCACGTCATCTGCGTGGCCAGCCAAAAGGGAGGCGTCGGTAAGACCACGATCTCGCTCAATCTAGGTCTCGCCCTCGCCCGGGCCGGCAACCGCACGCTGCTCATGGAGCTCGACGCGCAAGGCAGCCTCTGCCTCTCGCTCGGGCTTCCCGACCGCGCGCGGCCAGGCATCGCAGAGGTGCTCACGGGCGCCGAGCACATCGGCAACGTCCTCCTCCGGACCCGCGACCCGCAGCTCCACGTGCTCAGCGTCGGTCGCGTCGATCCCACGACCGTCGCCGGCTTCGAAGAGGCGCTCACGCGCACCGGCATGCTCACCGGGATGCTGAGCAAGCTCGAGAGCGAGTTCGACATCGTGCTCCTCGATTGCCCCGCGGGCCTCGGCAAGGTGACGAGCCGCGCGCTCGAGGCCGCGACGCACGTGCTCTCGCCGCTCCAGGCCGAGCCCCTCGCGCTGCGCTCCGTCGGCCAGCTCCTCGCGCTCATCGACCGCGTCCGCGCCGAGAAAAACCCGCGCCTCACGTTGATCGGCATCGTACTGTCGATGTTCGATCGGCAGACGCCGGCCTCGCTCGAGGTCGCCGAGACGTTGTGGACGCGTTTCCCGGGCGGCATCATCCTCGACAGCGTGATCCCTCGCGACGAGGTGTTCCTCGAAGCGTCGCTGCGCGGCTCGCCGCTCCTGCTCATGCAGAAGCGCCCGCCGCCGCTCGCGCGTGTCTTCGATCAACTCGCGAACGACGTGCTCGATCGCCTCGACAGCCAGGGCGGCGCCACGGAGGAGGACGATGGCCCGATCCCGCTCCTCGTTTGA
- a CDS encoding vWA domain-containing protein — protein MFLDFLYELRGRQVPVGTQEAVALGRALAAGLHDSSLEGFYHVARALCVHSEAHLDDFDLAFAKHFRGVHVEAKKIAEELKAWLQDPKQLRQLSEEEKAMIEALDLEEVLRQFEERLREQKERHDGGNRWIGTGGTSPFGRAGFHPSGISMGGGSGGKSAIHTADARKYRSYRSDITLDVRTIEVALRKLRGFEREGALEELDIEGTIDATARNAGELEVVTRPPRRPNTRVLLMMDVGGSMDPYAHAVSQLFSAAKRATHWKELRTYYFHNCVYGKVYKTEGFQDPVSVRDLIHECGKHYKLVMVGDASMAPYELLGAASWGDDAGTPGVAWLAMLREHFERSVWLNPDPPSGWSHGTVQVVKDVFPMYQLTLEGLGEAVAQLVRGGRTRR, from the coding sequence ATGTTCCTCGATTTCCTGTACGAGCTACGGGGCAGGCAGGTGCCGGTCGGGACGCAGGAGGCCGTGGCGCTCGGTCGCGCCCTCGCCGCAGGGCTGCACGACTCGTCGCTGGAGGGTTTTTACCACGTGGCGCGGGCCCTCTGCGTGCACTCCGAGGCCCACCTCGACGACTTCGACCTCGCCTTCGCCAAGCATTTCCGCGGCGTACACGTGGAGGCAAAGAAGATCGCCGAGGAGCTCAAGGCATGGCTCCAGGATCCGAAGCAGCTCCGACAGCTCAGCGAGGAAGAGAAGGCGATGATCGAGGCGCTCGACCTCGAAGAGGTGCTGCGCCAATTCGAGGAGCGGCTGCGCGAGCAGAAGGAGCGTCACGACGGAGGCAACCGGTGGATCGGCACGGGCGGGACGTCGCCGTTCGGCCGCGCGGGCTTCCATCCGTCGGGGATCAGCATGGGCGGCGGCTCGGGCGGCAAGAGCGCGATCCATACGGCGGACGCGCGCAAGTACCGCTCGTACCGCAGTGACATCACGCTCGACGTGCGCACGATCGAGGTGGCGCTGCGGAAGCTCCGCGGCTTCGAGCGCGAGGGCGCCCTCGAAGAGCTCGACATCGAGGGGACGATCGACGCGACGGCACGAAACGCAGGCGAGCTCGAGGTCGTGACGCGGCCGCCGCGACGGCCGAACACGCGCGTCCTCCTGATGATGGACGTCGGCGGCTCGATGGATCCGTACGCGCACGCCGTCTCGCAGCTCTTCAGCGCGGCCAAGCGCGCGACGCACTGGAAGGAGCTCCGCACGTACTACTTCCACAACTGCGTCTACGGGAAGGTCTACAAAACCGAGGGGTTTCAGGACCCGGTGAGCGTGCGGGACCTCATCCACGAGTGCGGCAAGCACTACAAGCTGGTGATGGTCGGCGACGCGTCGATGGCGCCGTACGAGCTGCTCGGCGCGGCGAGCTGGGGCGATGACGCAGGTACGCCGGGCGTCGCATGGCTCGCGATGTTGCGCGAACACTTCGAACGGTCCGTCTGGCTGAACCCGGATCCGCCGAGCGGCTGGTCGCACGGCACGGTGCAGGTCGTGAAGGACGTGTTCCCGATGTACCAGCTCACGCTCGAAGGGCTCGGCGAGGCCGTGGCACAGCTCGTCCGCGGCGGGCGCACGCGGCGCTAG
- a CDS encoding sensor histidine kinase, with translation MTTASDPNDRDARAAALAIAGALGAGVAHELRNTLAAIESALYLARRHAEDRARLGEHLARAENEVRKGQAVIDRVLGLARGEPLDVEPASVAEIVACAERELFDVNATIEVRVAPPDLEVVCDRILIERVIANLLLNARDALEGRARGRIVVRALAAGEAVMVDVEDDGPGIDPAIAPRIFEPSVTSKPTGTGLGLALCRIIAHAHGGTIEALGAPSGGALFRLTLPAKSAD, from the coding sequence GTGACGACGGCATCCGATCCGAACGATCGAGACGCGCGCGCGGCGGCCCTCGCGATCGCAGGCGCGCTCGGGGCAGGCGTGGCCCACGAGCTCAGGAACACGCTCGCCGCGATCGAGTCGGCGCTCTACCTCGCGCGGCGCCACGCGGAGGATCGAGCGCGCCTCGGCGAGCACCTCGCCCGCGCGGAGAACGAGGTGCGGAAGGGGCAGGCGGTGATCGACCGCGTCCTCGGCCTCGCGCGAGGCGAGCCGCTTGATGTGGAGCCTGCGTCCGTCGCGGAGATCGTGGCCTGTGCGGAGCGAGAGCTCTTCGACGTGAACGCGACGATCGAGGTGCGCGTGGCGCCGCCGGATCTCGAGGTCGTCTGTGATCGGATCCTGATCGAGCGGGTGATCGCGAACCTGCTCCTGAACGCGCGTGACGCGCTCGAAGGCCGCGCGAGGGGGCGGATCGTCGTGCGGGCGCTCGCCGCCGGCGAGGCCGTCATGGTCGACGTCGAGGACGATGGGCCGGGGATCGATCCGGCGATCGCGCCGCGCATCTTTGAGCCTTCCGTCACCAGCAAGCCGACGGGCACGGGGCTCGGGCTCGCCTTGTGCCGCATCATCGCGCATGCACACGGCGGCACGATCGAGGCGCTCGGCGCGCCCTCGGGCGGCGCGCTCTTCCGGCTCACGTTGCCCGCAAAAAGCGCGGACTAG
- a CDS encoding TSUP family transporter: MLVLPLLCAVALAAGLIDAIAGGGGLLTVPALLVAIADPRLALGTNKGQAVFGSGASLLSFVRAGRVDKKRFWPTFLAAGLGSAAGARALLAARPEVLRPIVLVLLIGVAVFFAARGRRRPKAPPKAEAPPPVPKPWAIAERRPLVTAVVIALVIGAYDGFFGPGTGTFLILLYTTVFGDDLTRATANAKVANFASNLAAMVSFALAGRIDFRLALPMAVAQAVGGVLGARAAVKGGEQLIRSVVLLVSLALAARLAYQILAGG, translated from the coding sequence GTGCTCGTCCTCCCGCTCCTCTGCGCGGTCGCCCTTGCCGCCGGTCTGATCGACGCGATCGCCGGCGGCGGCGGTCTGCTCACGGTGCCCGCGCTGCTCGTGGCGATCGCCGATCCTCGCCTCGCGCTCGGCACGAACAAGGGGCAGGCCGTCTTCGGCTCGGGCGCGTCGCTCCTCTCGTTCGTGCGCGCGGGCCGCGTCGACAAGAAGCGCTTCTGGCCGACGTTCCTCGCCGCCGGCCTCGGCTCCGCGGCGGGCGCGCGCGCGCTGCTCGCGGCGCGCCCCGAGGTGCTGCGCCCGATCGTGCTCGTGCTCCTGATCGGCGTCGCCGTCTTCTTCGCGGCACGCGGCAGGCGACGGCCGAAGGCGCCGCCGAAGGCCGAAGCGCCGCCCCCCGTGCCCAAGCCGTGGGCGATCGCCGAGCGTCGTCCGCTCGTGACGGCCGTGGTCATCGCGCTCGTGATCGGCGCTTACGACGGCTTCTTCGGGCCGGGCACGGGGACGTTTCTGATCCTGCTCTACACCACGGTGTTCGGCGACGACCTCACGCGCGCGACGGCCAACGCGAAGGTCGCGAACTTCGCCTCGAACCTCGCCGCGATGGTGAGCTTCGCGCTCGCCGGACGGATCGACTTTCGCCTCGCGTTGCCGATGGCCGTGGCGCAAGCCGTGGGCGGCGTCCTTGGCGCACGCGCGGCCGTGAAGGGCGGCGAGCAGCTCATTCGCTCGGTCGTCCTGCTCGTCTCGCTCGCGCTCGCGGCGCGGCTCGCCTACCAGATCCTCGCGGGCGGCTGA
- a CDS encoding TIGR03960 family B12-binding radical SAM protein: protein MAEAPAVLDGHPYAAFLDRVEKPARYTGGEVGSVVKDWSRVEATVCLAFPDVYDIGMSHLGFKILYKLLNDDPRTLAERCYAPWKDVEAELRARNIPLVSLETKRKLRDFDVVGFSLQFELTYTNVLLMLDLGGVPLRSSDRGEDDPLVIAGGPVATHPEAVSAFIDAVVIGDGEEKATEVALTWARLRKAGVPRRERLVALGKLGAVYVPSLYRTEVDPETGFQIVKAPIEKGLPLPIDRALVDLDKYPFPAVSPTGGPEAIFDRVSIEIARGCTEGCRFCQAGMIYRPVRERDPEQVVNTVLEAVRASGNDEVSLTALSTADVSCISPLIKKVADKLAKERVSMSVSSLRAYGLEPDLLDELKRVRATGLTFAPEAGTQRMRDVVNKNVTEEQLLETAERIFSRGWDRMKLYSMIGLPTEEDTDVTGIVEMGVRTAGVGRKIGKKNVEVTVSVSTHVPKPHTPFQWAAMDTLGEVARKQDLLRQTVKYHRNVKLKTHGAEASVLEGIFARGDRSLCDVLERAYRNGARFDSWDDRLRLDVWEEAFAHFGTDRTRFLHTIPVTARLPWDHIDVGLEEGFLAREYRKALQNRLSPPCGKVAGTFVHHTNVEDAVSDQRRLVCYDCGVACDMTQMRSERVDFLRKLGANKRLPLITDAVVAAPVVEAPVVEAPVDDEVEVIEQASAPVKKAPQMKGRGGFLYRIRFEKTGAMALLGHLDVVRELPRVFRRVGERMVYTKGFHPKPDMIFSPALSLGVASLDEYADVRLERALDPAEVASLVERMNAASPSGLRFRGAALLGPEDAAISRVIRGARYVLAFARAALVVPPGQTVEEMLAAACRTAMAASSLPIRREIEGIGKVVDVRKYLLKVEVGGAEAHAALERAGLFGDLVALDVFVEITGSGAAKSSEIAAVICGEGGVAPAHRAIRLELFGGASDARFSPLDLAAVKSALGRERVASSAASAPVLVSADAE, encoded by the coding sequence ATGGCAGAAGCCCCCGCAGTTCTCGATGGCCACCCGTACGCCGCTTTTCTCGATCGCGTGGAGAAGCCCGCGCGTTACACCGGCGGCGAGGTCGGCTCGGTCGTCAAGGACTGGTCCCGCGTGGAGGCGACGGTCTGTCTCGCGTTCCCCGACGTCTACGACATCGGGATGAGCCACCTCGGGTTCAAGATCCTCTACAAGCTCTTGAACGACGATCCACGCACGCTGGCCGAGCGCTGCTACGCGCCGTGGAAGGACGTCGAGGCAGAGCTACGAGCCCGAAACATTCCGCTCGTTTCGTTGGAAACCAAACGAAAATTGCGGGACTTCGACGTGGTCGGCTTCTCGCTCCAGTTCGAGCTGACCTACACGAACGTCCTGCTCATGCTGGATCTCGGCGGTGTGCCGCTGCGCTCGTCCGATCGCGGCGAGGACGATCCGCTGGTCATCGCCGGCGGGCCGGTGGCGACGCACCCCGAGGCGGTGAGCGCGTTCATCGACGCGGTCGTGATCGGCGACGGCGAGGAGAAGGCGACCGAGGTGGCGCTGACCTGGGCGAGGCTGCGCAAGGCGGGCGTGCCGCGGCGCGAGCGGCTCGTGGCGCTCGGGAAGCTCGGCGCGGTCTACGTGCCCTCGCTCTACCGGACGGAGGTCGATCCGGAGACGGGTTTTCAGATCGTGAAGGCGCCGATCGAGAAGGGTTTGCCCTTGCCGATCGATCGTGCGCTCGTCGACCTCGACAAGTACCCGTTCCCTGCGGTGAGCCCGACGGGCGGGCCGGAGGCGATCTTCGATCGCGTGTCGATCGAGATCGCGCGCGGCTGCACGGAAGGATGCCGCTTCTGCCAGGCGGGCATGATTTACCGGCCCGTGCGCGAGCGCGACCCCGAGCAGGTGGTGAACACGGTGCTCGAAGCGGTGCGCGCGTCGGGCAACGACGAGGTGTCGCTGACGGCGCTCAGCACGGCGGACGTGTCGTGCATCTCGCCGCTCATCAAGAAGGTCGCGGACAAACTCGCGAAGGAGCGCGTGAGCATGAGCGTGTCGTCCCTGCGCGCCTACGGCCTCGAGCCCGATCTGCTCGACGAGCTCAAGCGCGTGCGCGCGACGGGCCTGACGTTCGCGCCGGAGGCGGGCACGCAGCGGATGCGCGACGTGGTGAACAAGAACGTCACCGAGGAGCAGCTCCTCGAGACGGCCGAGCGCATCTTCTCGCGCGGCTGGGACCGGATGAAGCTCTACTCGATGATCGGGCTGCCGACCGAGGAGGACACGGACGTCACCGGGATCGTGGAGATGGGCGTGCGCACGGCCGGCGTGGGTCGGAAGATCGGCAAGAAGAACGTGGAGGTGACGGTGAGCGTATCGACGCACGTCCCGAAGCCCCACACGCCGTTCCAGTGGGCCGCGATGGACACGCTCGGCGAGGTTGCGCGCAAGCAAGATCTCCTGCGGCAAACCGTGAAGTACCACCGCAACGTGAAGCTCAAGACGCACGGCGCCGAGGCGAGCGTGCTCGAAGGGATCTTTGCGCGCGGTGATCGGAGCCTGTGCGACGTGCTGGAGCGCGCGTACCGGAACGGGGCGCGCTTCGACTCGTGGGACGATCGGCTGCGGCTCGACGTGTGGGAGGAGGCTTTCGCCCACTTCGGGACGGATCGAACGCGGTTCCTCCACACGATCCCCGTGACCGCCCGTTTGCCTTGGGACCACATCGACGTCGGCCTCGAAGAAGGGTTTTTGGCGCGCGAGTATCGGAAGGCGCTGCAGAACCGGTTGAGCCCGCCGTGCGGGAAGGTCGCGGGGACGTTCGTGCACCACACGAACGTGGAGGACGCGGTCTCTGATCAACGCAGGCTCGTTTGTTACGACTGCGGCGTGGCCTGCGACATGACGCAGATGCGAAGCGAGCGGGTCGACTTCCTCCGCAAGCTCGGCGCGAACAAGCGGCTGCCGCTGATCACGGATGCCGTGGTGGCAGCGCCGGTCGTCGAGGCCCCCGTGGTCGAGGCACCCGTGGACGACGAGGTCGAGGTGATCGAGCAGGCGTCCGCGCCGGTGAAGAAGGCGCCGCAGATGAAGGGGCGCGGCGGATTTTTGTATCGCATCCGGTTCGAGAAGACGGGCGCGATGGCGCTGCTCGGGCACCTCGACGTGGTGCGGGAGCTTCCGCGTGTGTTCCGGCGCGTCGGCGAGCGGATGGTCTACACGAAGGGCTTCCACCCGAAGCCCGACATGATCTTCTCGCCCGCGCTCTCCCTCGGCGTGGCGAGCCTCGACGAGTACGCGGACGTGCGGCTCGAACGCGCGCTCGACCCCGCCGAGGTCGCGTCGCTCGTCGAGCGAATGAACGCGGCGAGCCCCTCGGGCCTCCGGTTCCGCGGCGCTGCGCTGCTCGGTCCCGAGGACGCGGCGATCTCGCGTGTGATCCGGGGCGCGCGGTACGTGCTCGCGTTCGCGCGCGCGGCGCTCGTGGTGCCGCCCGGGCAAACCGTCGAGGAGATGCTCGCGGCCGCGTGCCGCACGGCGATGGCGGCGTCGTCGCTCCCGATCCGGCGTGAGATCGAGGGGATCGGCAAGGTCGTCGACGTGCGGAAGTACCTGCTCAAGGTCGAGGTGGGCGGCGCGGAGGCGCACGCGGCGCTCGAGCGTGCAGGGCTGTTCGGCGATCTCGTCGCGCTCGACGTGTTTGTGGAGATCACGGGCTCGGGGGCGGCGAAGTCGTCGGAGATCGCGGCCGTGATCTGCGGGGAAGGCGGCGTCGCACCGGCGCACCGCGCCATCCGCCTGGAGCTCTTCGGCGGCGCCTCGGACGCGCGTTTCTCGCCGCTCGATCTCGCCGCGGTAAAGAGCGCGCTCGGGCGGGAACGCGTGGCGTCCTCCGCCGCCAGCGCGCCTGTCCTCGTGTCGGCCGACGCCGAGTGA
- the uvrB gene encoding excinuclease ABC subunit UvrB: MSRRFELVSGFTPRGDQPRAIEEICGAFGRSETFQCLLGVTGSGKTFTAAKVIERLQRPTLVLAPNKTLAAQLYGEMRELFPNNAVHYFVSYYDYYQPEAYVPASDTFIEKDAIINDAIDRMRHAATHALLSRPDVLIVASVSCIYGIGSAESYHGLLIKMERGQEFRRDELLRRLVDIQYDRNDIDFHRGTFRVRGDVVEIFPAYEETVAIRVEFFGDEIEAIKEVDPVRGKVLGTLDRIAIYPGSHYVTEQQQLRIAIASIREELRDRLEFYDKAGRFLEKQRIEQRTMYDLEMLEQMGFCNGIENYSRHLSGRKPGEPPPTLIDYFPKDLLLIIDESHQTIPQVAAMYRGDRARKETLVEYGFRLPSALDNRPLKFEEFESHYDRVLLVSATPGEYEIQKTGGVVVEQIIRPTGLTDPQIVVRPVAGQVDDLLERIRERVAQNERVLVTTLTKRMAEDLTEYYTELGVRVRYLHSDIDTLERVEILRDLRRGEFDVLVGINLLREGLDLPEVSLVAILDADKEGFLRSPRSLIQTIGRAARNVRGEVIMYGDRETDAMRYAIQETNRRREIQSAYNVEHGITPATVTKAILDLSPTSGARDYYAVPKGGAGRGPSGKDTAPTGADLAERIEALRLEMFAAAENLEFEKAARLRDQLRALKGELEDSGVEIAPPATKAKPRAKAKTGEAQASRGGAKKSSARGSGSTGRGRYR; the protein is encoded by the coding sequence GTGTCAAGGCGTTTTGAGCTCGTCTCAGGCTTCACCCCGCGTGGCGACCAACCTCGCGCGATCGAGGAAATCTGCGGGGCCTTTGGCCGATCGGAGACCTTCCAGTGCCTGCTCGGCGTCACGGGCAGCGGCAAGACGTTCACGGCGGCCAAGGTCATCGAGCGCCTCCAGCGCCCGACGCTCGTCCTCGCGCCGAACAAGACGCTGGCGGCCCAGCTCTACGGCGAGATGCGCGAGCTCTTCCCGAACAACGCCGTCCACTACTTCGTCAGCTACTACGACTACTACCAGCCCGAGGCGTACGTCCCCGCGAGCGACACCTTCATCGAGAAGGACGCGATCATCAACGACGCCATCGACCGGATGCGCCACGCCGCCACGCACGCGCTCCTGTCCCGGCCGGACGTGCTCATCGTCGCCTCCGTAAGCTGCATCTACGGCATCGGCTCGGCCGAGAGCTACCACGGCCTGCTCATCAAGATGGAGCGCGGCCAGGAGTTCCGCCGCGACGAACTCCTCCGGCGCCTCGTCGACATCCAGTACGATCGCAACGACATCGACTTCCACCGCGGCACCTTCCGCGTGCGGGGCGACGTCGTGGAGATCTTCCCGGCGTACGAGGAGACCGTCGCGATCCGCGTCGAGTTCTTCGGCGACGAGATCGAGGCCATCAAGGAGGTCGATCCCGTCCGCGGCAAGGTGCTCGGCACGCTCGATCGCATCGCGATCTACCCCGGCTCGCACTACGTCACCGAGCAGCAGCAGCTCCGCATCGCCATCGCTTCGATCCGCGAGGAGCTGCGCGACCGGCTCGAATTCTACGACAAAGCCGGCCGCTTCCTGGAGAAGCAGCGCATCGAGCAGCGCACGATGTACGACCTCGAAATGCTCGAGCAGATGGGCTTCTGCAACGGCATCGAGAACTACTCGCGCCACCTCTCGGGCCGCAAGCCGGGCGAGCCGCCGCCCACGCTCATCGACTACTTCCCGAAGGATCTTCTCCTCATCATCGACGAGTCGCACCAGACGATCCCGCAGGTCGCGGCGATGTACCGCGGCGATCGCGCGCGCAAGGAGACCCTCGTCGAGTACGGCTTCCGCTTGCCGAGCGCGCTCGACAACCGTCCCCTCAAGTTCGAGGAGTTCGAGTCGCACTACGACCGCGTCCTGCTCGTCAGCGCCACGCCCGGCGAGTACGAGATCCAGAAGACCGGCGGCGTCGTCGTCGAGCAGATCATCCGCCCGACGGGCCTCACGGATCCGCAGATCGTCGTCCGCCCCGTCGCCGGCCAGGTCGACGATCTGCTCGAACGCATCCGCGAGCGCGTCGCACAGAACGAGCGTGTCCTCGTCACCACGCTGACGAAGCGCATGGCCGAGGATCTGACCGAGTACTACACGGAGCTCGGCGTGCGGGTCCGCTACCTGCACTCCGACATCGACACGCTCGAGCGCGTGGAGATCCTCCGTGATCTTCGGCGCGGCGAGTTCGACGTCCTCGTCGGCATCAACCTCCTGCGCGAGGGCCTCGATCTGCCCGAGGTCTCGCTCGTGGCGATCCTCGACGCCGACAAGGAAGGCTTCCTCCGCAGCCCGCGCTCGCTCATCCAGACGATCGGCCGCGCTGCGCGTAACGTCCGCGGCGAGGTCATCATGTACGGCGATCGCGAGACGGACGCGATGCGGTACGCGATCCAGGAGACGAACCGCCGCCGCGAGATTCAGAGCGCGTACAACGTCGAGCACGGCATCACGCCCGCGACGGTCACGAAGGCGATCCTCGATCTCTCGCCGACCTCCGGCGCGCGCGACTACTACGCCGTCCCCAAGGGCGGCGCGGGTCGTGGGCCTTCCGGCAAGGACACCGCGCCGACGGGCGCCGATCTCGCCGAGCGCATCGAAGCGCTGCGCCTGGAGATGTTTGCCGCTGCGGAGAACCTCGAGTTCGAGAAGGCGGCGCGCCTGCGCGATCAGCTCCGGGCGCTCAAGGGTGAGCTCGAAGATTCGGGCGTGGAGATCGCGCCTCCGGCGACCAAGGCCAAGCCTCGGGCGAAGGCCAAGACGGGCGAGGCGCAGGCATCACGCGGCGGCGCGAAGAAGTCGAGCGCGCGTGGGAGCGGGAGCACGGGCCGAGGCCGCTACCGCTGA
- a CDS encoding DUF309 domain-containing protein produces MHPPFQTPTWSCIVSHAAMADDANEDREAAFNRGLEAYHAGCHFDAYDIWTQVYQDEQNETNRRFLQAIIQVTNAMHKVRHNAELRGSVHLLERALIKLDALPDVHGGIDLATFRDATRTCLAEIKRLLSLAQKNLEDAFIPPLKSVGAGPVLEPRVSPPSKDPETLFQNALDAYAAERFYDAHELWEDFRRTRPEADPARELVKGLILVATAMHKLHRAKSPSGAAQLLELALDQLREAPEGTSGFDMKALVAEVSRVHADIEALEAAGAEGPIEARYIPAIRRRSE; encoded by the coding sequence ATGCACCCGCCCTTTCAAACCCCTACCTGGTCGTGTATCGTCTCCCACGCCGCCATGGCCGACGACGCGAACGAAGATCGTGAAGCTGCTTTCAATCGAGGCCTCGAGGCGTACCACGCCGGTTGCCATTTCGACGCCTACGACATCTGGACGCAGGTCTACCAGGACGAGCAAAACGAGACGAATCGCCGGTTTTTGCAGGCGATCATTCAAGTGACGAACGCCATGCACAAGGTTCGTCACAACGCAGAGCTCCGCGGATCGGTACACCTGCTCGAACGCGCGTTGATCAAGCTCGACGCGCTGCCCGACGTGCACGGAGGCATCGACCTCGCGACGTTCCGCGACGCGACGCGCACGTGCCTCGCCGAGATCAAGCGCCTGCTCTCGCTCGCGCAGAAGAACCTGGAAGACGCGTTCATTCCGCCGCTGAAGAGCGTGGGCGCAGGGCCCGTGCTCGAGCCGCGTGTGTCGCCGCCGTCGAAAGACCCGGAGACGTTGTTCCAGAACGCCCTCGACGCATACGCCGCGGAGAGGTTCTACGACGCGCACGAGCTGTGGGAGGACTTCCGTCGCACGCGGCCAGAAGCCGACCCGGCGCGTGAGCTCGTGAAGGGCCTCATCCTCGTGGCCACGGCCATGCACAAGCTGCATCGCGCCAAGAGCCCGAGCGGCGCAGCCCAGCTCCTGGAGCTCGCCCTCGACCAGCTCCGCGAAGCACCCGAAGGCACGTCGGGCTTCGACATGAAGGCCCTCGTCGCCGAGGTGTCGCGCGTGCACGCCGACATCGAAGCGCTCGAAGCGGCGGGCGCCGAGGGGCCGATCGAGGCCCGCTACATCCCCGCAATCCGCCGCCGCAGCGAGTGA